In one window of Bradyrhizobium diazoefficiens DNA:
- a CDS encoding PspA/IM30 family protein, protein MLSMSQSPRNAPSALRYRLAPDPAARAAMEATFRAYDRMMEILDEVARSHNVGSNVVLLHAHAYDPIRKETALPSRLVTLGLRDRADYRAAQGRRLPLDDKLAKIKGPATISISTVQGRFSVPFDYAGYAEGWGQSVPAHLIRTDDGFEVHYGVTPNSLPEEENAMDTIAAAPENFLSRVGRLIAGIAYDAIEQAEGKNKLGVVGQAIREIERAESEARDALAAARAEEYRLNARRTEIEREMTDLAPKIEGAIADSRDDLARAGIARQMDLEAQFEVLTRAIDENNEKIEQCVTSLRAVLSALQDAEQRRADLAKSEAAASQQASTSRRKSGGSSAAAKALRAGRAVARATGVPAPIPFSSDIDELSTLHRDKEIAARLARLKSRS, encoded by the coding sequence GTGCTTTCCATGAGCCAATCGCCCCGAAACGCGCCATCTGCGCTGCGTTACAGGCTAGCCCCCGATCCGGCCGCCAGGGCCGCGATGGAGGCGACGTTCAGGGCCTATGACCGCATGATGGAGATCCTGGATGAGGTCGCGCGGAGCCATAATGTGGGCTCCAACGTCGTCCTGCTGCATGCCCATGCCTATGACCCGATCCGGAAAGAAACCGCGCTGCCGTCGCGGCTGGTGACACTGGGTCTGCGCGACCGCGCCGACTATCGCGCGGCGCAAGGCCGCCGCCTGCCACTCGACGACAAGCTCGCCAAGATCAAGGGCCCGGCCACCATTTCGATTTCGACCGTCCAAGGGCGCTTCAGCGTGCCCTTCGATTACGCCGGCTACGCCGAGGGCTGGGGGCAGAGCGTGCCCGCGCACCTGATCCGCACCGACGACGGTTTCGAGGTTCACTACGGCGTCACGCCGAACAGTCTGCCAGAGGAGGAGAACGCCATGGATACCATTGCTGCCGCTCCCGAAAACTTCCTGTCACGGGTCGGACGTCTGATCGCCGGCATCGCCTATGACGCGATCGAGCAGGCGGAAGGCAAGAACAAGCTTGGGGTGGTCGGACAGGCCATCCGCGAGATCGAGCGCGCCGAAAGCGAGGCACGCGATGCGCTCGCGGCTGCGCGCGCCGAGGAATACCGGCTCAACGCCCGCCGCACCGAAATCGAGCGCGAGATGACCGATCTCGCCCCCAAGATCGAGGGCGCGATCGCTGACAGCCGCGACGATCTCGCACGTGCCGGCATCGCGCGGCAGATGGACCTGGAGGCGCAGTTCGAGGTGCTCACGCGTGCCATCGACGAGAACAACGAGAAAATCGAGCAATGCGTGACCTCGCTGCGCGCGGTGCTGTCGGCGCTCCAGGATGCCGAGCAGCGCCGCGCCGATCTCGCAAAGAGCGAGGCGGCCGCAAGCCAGCAGGCTTCCACGTCACGGCGGAAGTCCGGCGGCAGCTCGGCGGCGGCGAAGGCGTTGCGTGCGGGGAGGGCGGTGGCGCGTGCCACCGGTGTTCCGGCCCCCATCCCGTTTTCAAGCGACATCGACGAGCTCAGCACGTTGCATCGCGACAAGGAGATTGCAGCGAGGCTGGCGCGGTTGAAGTCGCGCTCCTGA
- a CDS encoding outer membrane protein, which yields MEVFVKIKFTAAAAILLASTSIGFAADMAVKAPYVAPAAVRSWTGFYLGGHVGAGWGTTESTLTAINPGGAIPGGFAIAQNSRSGFLGGGQIGYNFQSGWAVFGVQGDIDGMDVKGTTPCLAGVASCTAKSNWMGTVTGRFGGVVGDRTLVYVKGGAAWMHTDHTLGVTAGFGAPAVGSVSSSSTTLGWLLGLGAEYAFDQNWSAFIEYDYVDFQKKNIVFDFSGLVGAAATGNVDIKNKLSIAKIGLNYKFGGPVVARY from the coding sequence TTGGAGGTTTTCGTGAAAATTAAGTTCACCGCTGCCGCCGCCATCCTTCTGGCTTCCACGTCGATCGGTTTCGCAGCCGATATGGCGGTCAAGGCGCCGTACGTTGCGCCGGCCGCGGTCCGGAGCTGGACGGGATTTTATCTCGGCGGCCACGTCGGCGCCGGTTGGGGCACCACGGAGTCGACGCTGACCGCCATCAATCCCGGCGGCGCGATCCCCGGCGGCTTCGCCATCGCTCAAAATAGCAGGAGCGGTTTCCTCGGCGGCGGCCAGATCGGCTACAATTTCCAGTCCGGCTGGGCTGTCTTCGGTGTCCAGGGCGACATTGATGGGATGGACGTGAAGGGCACGACGCCTTGCTTGGCCGGGGTCGCTTCGTGCACGGCGAAGAGCAATTGGATGGGGACCGTCACGGGCCGGTTCGGTGGTGTCGTCGGCGATCGCACCCTTGTCTATGTCAAGGGCGGCGCGGCCTGGATGCACACCGACCACACTCTCGGCGTTACCGCTGGTTTTGGTGCTCCTGCCGTGGGGTCCGTCAGCTCAAGCAGCACGACGCTTGGCTGGCTGTTGGGTCTGGGCGCCGAATACGCCTTCGACCAAAACTGGAGCGCGTTCATCGAATACGACTACGTCGACTTCCAGAAGAAGAACATTGTGTTCGACTTCTCGGGTCTCGTCGGTGCGGCCGCTACGGGCAACGTCGATATCAAGAACAAACTCTCGATCGCGAAAATCGGCCTGAACTACAAGTTCGGCGGCCCGGTCGTCGCAAGGTACTGA
- a CDS encoding ABC transporter ATP-binding protein, which translates to MSREAHIMLRNVSVTFPVLSFRDRSLRSRFVRAVTLRREAPRPHIVNALNDVNLEVRAGDRVAIVGANGAGKTTLLRVLAGIYHPTAGSIDVLGRCLPLFDLSAGFDEEATGYENIMRRGLVIGARRTEIDALRAEIAEFTELGDRLDLPLRTYSSGMMLRLIFAVATAIEGEIVLLDEWLGVGDQQFRKKARQRLDEIVARAGILVLASHDIDLIKSTCNRAILLQKGRITGAGPTEEILSQYLASAGRE; encoded by the coding sequence ATGAGCCGCGAAGCCCATATCATGTTGCGCAACGTCTCGGTGACGTTTCCGGTGCTGTCGTTCCGCGACCGCTCGCTGCGCAGCCGCTTCGTTCGCGCCGTGACGCTGCGCCGGGAGGCGCCGCGCCCGCACATCGTCAACGCGCTGAACGACGTGAATCTTGAGGTTCGTGCGGGCGACCGCGTCGCCATCGTCGGCGCCAACGGCGCCGGCAAGACCACGCTGCTGCGGGTTCTCGCCGGCATCTACCATCCGACGGCGGGCAGCATCGACGTGCTCGGCCGTTGCCTGCCGTTGTTCGACCTGTCGGCCGGCTTCGACGAGGAGGCCACCGGCTACGAGAACATCATGCGCCGTGGGCTCGTGATCGGCGCGCGGCGTACCGAGATCGACGCGCTGCGCGCGGAGATCGCCGAATTTACCGAGCTCGGCGATCGGCTCGACCTGCCGCTGCGCACCTATTCCAGCGGCATGATGCTGCGGCTGATCTTCGCGGTCGCGACCGCCATCGAGGGCGAGATCGTGCTGCTCGACGAATGGCTCGGTGTCGGCGACCAGCAATTCCGGAAAAAAGCGCGGCAGCGGCTCGACGAGATCGTCGCGCGCGCCGGCATCCTGGTGCTGGCCTCGCACGACATCGACCTGATCAAGAGCACCTGCAATCGCGCGATCCTGCTGCAGAAGGGGCGGATCACCGGCGCCGGACCGACCGAGGAAATTCTCAGCCAATATCTCGCGAGCGCGGGAAGGGAATAA
- a CDS encoding ABC transporter permease translates to MDISLRYRRTVIGPLWITLTLAATIVSVGTVYAALFKQDIASFLPPFAVGLIVWTLIATTLQEGSNIFVASGHLIKAVPAPLIVHVLQMVARNVLIFAHHLVIVALLYVVMPWPLHWTMLLVVPGFAILLIVLLGGSLALGLLCARFRDIGSAIVSGLQFIFFLTPVIWTEDSVRGTAFAWLTRANPFATLLDLVRRPLLSQPMDAEQWLLGLAYAIAMAVIGLGCYTKYRRRVAYWL, encoded by the coding sequence ATGGACATCTCGCTACGCTACCGGCGAACCGTGATCGGACCGCTCTGGATCACGCTGACGCTGGCGGCGACGATCGTCAGTGTCGGCACGGTCTATGCGGCGCTGTTCAAGCAGGACATCGCCAGCTTCCTGCCGCCCTTCGCCGTCGGCCTGATCGTCTGGACCTTGATCGCCACCACGCTTCAGGAGGGCTCCAACATCTTCGTGGCCTCGGGCCATCTGATCAAGGCGGTGCCGGCGCCGCTGATCGTGCACGTGCTGCAAATGGTCGCGCGCAACGTGCTCATCTTCGCCCATCATCTCGTGATCGTCGCGCTGCTTTATGTCGTGATGCCCTGGCCGCTGCACTGGACCATGCTGCTCGTGGTGCCCGGCTTTGCGATCTTGCTCATCGTGCTGCTCGGCGGCTCGCTCGCCCTCGGCCTGCTCTGTGCGCGCTTTCGCGACATTGGATCTGCGATCGTGAGCGGACTGCAATTCATCTTCTTCCTCACGCCGGTGATCTGGACCGAGGACAGCGTGCGCGGCACCGCGTTCGCCTGGCTGACGCGGGCCAATCCGTTCGCGACGCTGCTCGATCTCGTGCGCAGGCCGCTGCTGTCGCAGCCGATGGATGCGGAGCAATGGCTGCTCGGCCTGGCTTACGCGATCGCCATGGCCGTCATTGGGCTGGGCTGCTACACAAAATACCGCCGCCGCGTGGCGTATTGGCTGTGA
- a CDS encoding tRNA-uridine aminocarboxypropyltransferase produces MSNPAETTAVVAEPIPECPHCQKPMPLCICDSVSPVENRLGLLILQHPQEQDRALGTARLLARHFPKATLRVGLSWPSLSKALGHPIENASHWAVLYLGSARATDLDVEGEIVALNRKGEVAENQRAILGKLEGVVLLDGTWSQAKALWWRNPWMLKCQRVILNPARPSRYGSLRREPRKDGLSTIEAAATLLAGLERRPDIAETLNASFERLLTRYREVQAELPELAPKPAPKGRRRDFRRRKRA; encoded by the coding sequence ATGTCGAACCCCGCTGAAACCACGGCCGTCGTAGCAGAGCCGATTCCCGAATGTCCGCACTGCCAGAAGCCGATGCCGCTGTGCATCTGCGACAGTGTCTCGCCGGTAGAAAACCGCCTTGGGCTCCTGATCCTCCAGCATCCGCAGGAGCAGGACAGGGCGCTCGGCACCGCGCGGCTGCTTGCAAGGCATTTCCCGAAGGCGACCCTGCGGGTCGGCCTGTCCTGGCCGAGCCTGTCCAAGGCGCTCGGGCACCCGATCGAGAACGCCTCGCACTGGGCCGTGCTCTATCTCGGCTCGGCGCGCGCGACCGATCTCGACGTGGAGGGCGAGATCGTCGCGCTCAACCGCAAGGGCGAGGTCGCGGAGAACCAGCGCGCCATCCTCGGAAAGCTCGAAGGCGTGGTGCTGCTCGATGGCACCTGGAGCCAGGCCAAGGCGCTGTGGTGGCGCAACCCCTGGATGCTGAAATGCCAGCGCGTGATCCTCAACCCGGCGCGCCCCTCGCGGTACGGGAGCCTGCGCCGCGAGCCGCGCAAGGACGGGCTGTCGACCATCGAGGCGGCTGCGACGCTGCTGGCCGGCCTGGAGCGGCGGCCCGACATCGCCGAGACGCTCAACGCGAGCTTTGAACGGCTGTTAACGCGCTACCGCGAGGTTCAGGCCGAGCTGCCGGAATTGGCGCCAAAGCCCGCGCCAAAAGGCCGCCGGCGCGATTTCCGGCGCCGCAAGCGGGCCTGA
- a CDS encoding efflux RND transporter permease subunit translates to MASISEPFIRRPVATTLLSIGLFLLGGVAYEFLPVASVPNVDFPAIFVSASRPGADPSVMAATVAAPLERRLGEIAGINQITSTSSLGTANIQLQFDIGRNIDKAARDVQAAINAALVDLPSDLPALPRFRKANTAGAPVFVLALTSKTLSASAIYDVADTVLAQRISQVPGVGDVTVSGADQPAVRIQLNPVALSNAGIATDDVRTAIINANPLGPVGIFNGERQSETLSLNRQMRTAKEFRDIVIKNSNGNFVKLSDVAEIEDGVRNARSIAWFNKQPAVLIQITKQGDANVIDTVDRVKALIPKLKQWIPAGVDVSTLVDRTSTIRASVMDMQWTLLATAVLVMVVVFVFLRRLTPTIAAGISVPLALAGTCAGMWVAGFSIDNLSLMALAISVGFVVDDAIVMIENMFRNLEHGMRPFQAALEGARQIGFTVVSISLSLIAAFTPLIFMDGIVGRLLREFSLTLTFAILVSTVVSLTVTPMICAHYVRQTTSGSATLFDRIIEGSLTRIVAFYTRTLRAVLEFPLLTLLVFFATIGLTVMLYIKVPKGYFPTDDSGFVIGATRASADISFQSMLNLQQRLADIVMQDPAVAGIGSTVGSGGGPGGATSNRGVMYISLKPPEERDHISTQVVIDRLRKALFPVPGIRLFMFAAQDVRAGGRQSDSNYQYTLSSTDLDLLQKWAPIVAKRMETVEGITDVSSNRDPGGLQLTLNIDRQKAAALGVRVQDIDNALNNAFSQRQISIIYTQRNQYMTVLEIDPKFQVDPSNLERIYVAGAHDVQVPLSAVVHATRSLAALAVYHSQSVPSTTVSFNTLPDVQLQAATQNIQRAVEELHMPEGIRGSFDGNAGDFAKTSGRQPLLILGALVAMYIVLGVLYESLAHPLTIISTLPSAGLGALLALQITNTPLTVIAFVGIILLIGIVKKNGIMMVDFALDAERQRGLSSAEAIFEACQARFRPILMTTMAALFAGIPLVVATGPGTELRRPLGITIIGGLFVSQILTLYTTPVIYLLIDRLRRRSEPRALAAPAE, encoded by the coding sequence ATGGCATCGATCTCGGAGCCGTTCATCCGCCGCCCGGTCGCGACCACGCTGCTGTCGATCGGGCTGTTCCTGCTGGGGGGTGTCGCCTACGAGTTCCTGCCCGTCGCCTCGGTGCCGAATGTCGACTTCCCCGCGATTTTCGTTTCAGCGAGCCGCCCCGGTGCCGATCCGTCGGTGATGGCGGCCACCGTGGCCGCGCCGCTGGAGCGGCGGCTCGGGGAAATCGCGGGTATCAACCAGATCACCTCGACGTCGTCGCTCGGCACGGCGAACATCCAGCTCCAGTTCGACATCGGCCGCAACATCGACAAGGCGGCGCGCGACGTACAGGCCGCGATCAACGCCGCCCTGGTCGATTTGCCGAGCGATCTGCCGGCGCTGCCGCGCTTCCGCAAGGCCAACACGGCCGGCGCGCCTGTCTTCGTGCTGGCACTGACCTCAAAGACGCTGTCCGCCAGCGCGATCTACGACGTCGCCGATACCGTGCTGGCGCAGCGCATCTCGCAGGTGCCCGGCGTCGGCGACGTCACGGTGTCTGGCGCCGACCAGCCGGCGGTGCGGATCCAGCTCAACCCGGTGGCGCTCTCGAATGCGGGAATCGCGACCGACGACGTGCGCACCGCCATCATCAACGCCAACCCGCTTGGTCCCGTCGGCATCTTCAATGGCGAACGCCAGAGCGAGACGCTGTCGCTCAACCGGCAGATGCGCACCGCCAAGGAATTCCGAGACATCGTCATCAAGAACTCCAACGGCAATTTCGTGAAGCTCTCAGACGTCGCCGAGATCGAGGACGGCGTCCGCAACGCGCGCTCGATCGCCTGGTTCAACAAGCAGCCGGCGGTGCTGATCCAGATCACCAAGCAGGGCGATGCCAACGTCATCGACACCGTCGACCGGGTCAAGGCGCTGATCCCCAAGCTGAAGCAGTGGATCCCGGCCGGCGTCGACGTCTCCACTCTCGTGGACCGCACCAGCACGATCCGCGCCAGCGTGATGGACATGCAGTGGACGCTGCTTGCGACCGCGGTGCTGGTGATGGTCGTGGTGTTCGTGTTCCTGCGCCGGCTGACCCCGACGATCGCGGCCGGCATCTCAGTGCCGTTGGCGCTGGCCGGAACCTGTGCCGGGATGTGGGTCGCGGGCTTCTCGATCGACAATCTGTCGCTGATGGCGCTGGCGATTTCGGTCGGCTTCGTGGTCGACGACGCCATCGTCATGATCGAGAACATGTTCCGCAATCTCGAACACGGCATGCGGCCGTTCCAGGCGGCGCTGGAGGGCGCCAGGCAGATCGGCTTCACCGTGGTCTCGATCAGCCTGTCGCTGATCGCGGCGTTTACGCCGCTGATCTTCATGGACGGCATCGTTGGGCGTCTGCTGCGCGAATTCTCGCTGACGCTGACCTTCGCGATTTTGGTCTCGACCGTGGTGTCGCTGACGGTCACGCCCATGATCTGCGCCCACTACGTCCGGCAGACCACGTCGGGATCGGCGACCCTGTTCGACCGAATCATCGAGGGCTCGTTGACGCGCATCGTTGCCTTCTACACCCGCACCTTGCGCGCGGTGCTGGAGTTTCCGCTACTGACGCTGCTGGTATTCTTCGCCACCATCGGCCTGACGGTGATGCTCTACATCAAGGTGCCCAAGGGCTATTTCCCAACGGACGATTCCGGTTTCGTCATCGGCGCGACGCGCGCCTCGGCAGACATTTCGTTCCAGTCGATGCTCAACCTCCAGCAGCGCCTCGCCGACATCGTGATGCAGGATCCGGCCGTGGCCGGCATCGGCTCGACCGTTGGCAGTGGAGGCGGGCCGGGGGGCGCGACCTCGAACCGCGGCGTCATGTACATCAGCTTGAAGCCGCCCGAGGAGCGCGATCACATCTCGACGCAGGTCGTGATTGATCGGCTGCGGAAGGCACTGTTTCCCGTGCCCGGCATCCGCCTCTTCATGTTCGCCGCCCAGGACGTCCGGGCCGGCGGCAGGCAGAGCGATTCCAACTACCAGTATACGCTCTCAAGCACCGACCTCGATCTGCTCCAGAAATGGGCGCCGATCGTGGCCAAGCGCATGGAGACGGTCGAGGGCATCACCGATGTTTCGAGCAACCGCGATCCTGGCGGACTACAACTCACATTGAACATCGACCGCCAGAAAGCAGCAGCGCTCGGAGTCAGGGTCCAGGACATCGACAATGCGTTGAACAACGCGTTTTCGCAGCGGCAGATCTCGATCATCTACACCCAGCGCAACCAGTACATGACCGTGCTGGAGATCGATCCGAAATTCCAGGTCGATCCCTCAAATCTCGAACGCATCTACGTCGCCGGCGCCCACGACGTGCAAGTACCGCTGTCCGCCGTGGTGCACGCAACGCGTAGCCTCGCCGCGCTCGCGGTCTATCATTCGCAATCGGTTCCCTCGACCACGGTGTCGTTCAACACTTTGCCGGACGTGCAGCTCCAGGCCGCGACCCAGAACATCCAGCGCGCGGTCGAGGAGTTGCACATGCCCGAAGGCATCCGCGGCAGCTTCGACGGCAATGCCGGCGATTTCGCCAAGACCAGCGGCCGGCAGCCGCTGCTCATCCTCGGCGCGCTGGTGGCGATGTATATCGTGCTCGGCGTGCTCTATGAGAGCCTTGCCCATCCCCTCACGATCATCTCGACGCTGCCCTCGGCCGGCCTCGGCGCGCTGCTTGCGCTCCAAATCACCAATACGCCGCTGACGGTGATCGCCTTCGTCGGCATCATCCTGTTGATCGGCATCGTCAAGAAGAACGGCATCATGATGGTGGACTTCGCGCTCGACGCCGAGCGCCAGCGCGGCCTGTCCTCGGCGGAAGCCATCTTCGAGGCCTGCCAGGCGCGCTTCCGCCCGATCCTGATGACGACCATGGCAGCGCTGTTCGCAGGCATTCCGCTGGTCGTCGCGACTGGGCCGGGCACGGAGTTGCGGCGTCCGCTCGGCATCACCATCATCGGTGGCCTGTTCGTCTCGCAGATCCTGACGCTCTACACCACGCCCGTGATCTATCTGCTGATCGACCGGCTGCGCCGGCGGTCCGAGCCGCGTGCGCTGGCAGCACCGGCGGAATAG